GGTGTGACATGGGAATTGAATGGCGCGACCAGTCCGGCGATCGCGCAGGATATCTATTACATCGTGCCGTCGAAGTGCACCGAATGCGTCGGCTTTCACTATCACGAATCGTGCGCCGCGGTCTGCCCGGTCGATTGCTGCGTGCCTGATCCCAATATTCCGGAAACTGAATCGGTGCTGCTCGAGCGCGCGCGCGTGCTGCATCCCGAATTGACGATTCCGGACGACGCGCCGTCGCGCTTTCGCAAAGAAGGCGGTGCGCCCGCACCGGCCGGCGATGGCGCAGAAGCCAAGCCCGCAGCCGCCAATGGCGCCGCGGCGAGTGCGGCCCCGGCTCCCGCTAAAGCGGCAGCACCGGCAGCGCCGGTCGCAGCAGCGGCGCCAATATCAGCGCCAGCCGTCGCGGCAGTCGGCGAGGAATCCAACCCGATCTCGTGGGAAGTCCCGGTGATCTGCAAGGATTGCAACGAGCCGTGGACGATCCCGTATCGGCATTTCCAGGCCGGCGTGGTTTTCTACTGCCCTTCATGCTCAGGATCGTACGTGCCGAAGTCGCAGATGTGCCGCGCGGTGCGTGAAACCTTCGAGGGCTTCTACAACCGGCGGCGCGCCGAGCGCGAAGCGTTCGAGCGCAAACGCGCAAAAGAGGCGGCTGCGTTCGCCGCGAAGCAGACCGCCGAGATGGACGACTTCAAGAAGCGCCTCGAAGCATTGTCGCATTCGATGAAACCGGCGGGCAAGACGGTTCGCCCGACCGGTATCGGCTCGATGTTCACCTAGCATCGCGCGACGAGCGCAAAACTCGCCGATGGAAACGAAGCTCACGCTGGTGGTGGCGCTATTTATCCACGCCGGACGCGAAGCTGAGTTCGAGCAATTCGAAACGCGCGCATCGACGATCATGCGGCGCTACGGCGGCGCGATCGAGCGCCGAATCGGAATTGCCGATGCTACCGGCGACGAGAATCCGCACGAAGTACACGTGGTCACGTTCCCGGATGAGCAATCTTATCAGCGGTATCGCGCCGACGCGGAATTGTCGGCGCTCGCGGAGTTGCGAAGTCGCGCGATTCGGAAGACGACGATCTGGCGCGGCCAGGAATTAGCAGCGTTTCAGTAGTCGGTTCTCCCGCAGATACGTTACTGAAATAGATCAGTGACGAGCGGGCGGCGTCATCTGGCGCGCGGCCGCTTCGCCGAATCGATCGCCGTCGAATTCGACCTGCGTGCACGCGCCGGTTTTGTAATCGAGATCGAGCAGCAGATTTCGCACCGCGCGATTCTTCACCGACTTGATCAGCGCGGCGATCGCCTCCGGATCGCCAACTGATATCGATGCAATCTCGGCAGCGTCGAGATTGCTGACGCGGCAGAACTCGCG
The window above is part of the Candidatus Binatus sp. genome. Proteins encoded here:
- a CDS encoding DUF1330 domain-containing protein — its product is METKLTLVVALFIHAGREAEFEQFETRASTIMRRYGGAIERRIGIADATGDENPHEVHVVTFPDEQSYQRYRADAELSALAELRSRAIRKTTIWRGQELAAFQ